A genomic window from Osmia bicornis bicornis chromosome 6, iOsmBic2.1, whole genome shotgun sequence includes:
- the LOC114874685 gene encoding beta carbonic anhydrase 1: MDRIIKGIIQYRKWHREGMVKQFQKVRDHPEPKAVFFTCMDSRMIPTRFTETNVGDMFVVRNAGNIIPHPQHFVDELTMCEPAALELGCVVNDIRHIIVCGHSDCKAMNLLYALRDEEFASKVNRRISPLRAWLCAHASSSLAKFQQLEISGFDQPILFQAETPLRKFVAYIDPENKFAIEDKLSQVNTLQQLQNIASYGFLKKRLERHDLHIHALWFDIYTGDIYYFSRANKRFVEINELTETPLLGEIKKYYS, encoded by the exons ATGGATAGAATAATCAAAGGAATAATACAGTATAGAAAATGGCATAGGGAAGGGATGGTGAAACAATTTCaaaaagttcgagatcatcCCGAG CCGAAAGCAGTATTTTTTACATGCATGGATTCTCGGATGATTCCAACTAGGTTTACGGAAACAAACGTTGGAGACATGTTTGTCG tcAGAAATGCCGGTAACATTATTCCTCATCCTCAACATTTTGTAGACGAATTAACAATGTGCGAACCAGCGGCTTTAGAACTTGGTTGTGTGGTAAACGACATAAGGCATATTATAGTATGCGGGCATAGCGATTGCAAAGCTATGAATTTATTGTACGCGTTACGAGACGAAGAATTTGCATCCAAA GTGAACAGGAGGATATCGCCGTTAAGAGCATGGCTATGCGCGCACGCTAGTAGCAGTTTAGCGAAGTTTCAACAACTCGAAATCAGTGGCTTCGATCAGCCGATACTTTTTCAAGCTGAAACGCCATTACGAAAATTCGTGGCCTATATCGATCCCGAAAATAAGTTCGCCATAGAGGATAAATTGTCTCAA GTAAATACTTTGCAGCAATTGCAAAACATAGCTTCTTATGGGTTTTTGAAGAAGCGCCTGGAGAGGCACGATTTACACATTCACGCCCTATGGTTCGATATTTATACCGGTGATATTTATTACTTTAGTCGGGCTAATAAAAGATTCGTTGAAATAAACGAATTAACCGAAACGCCTTTACTCggagaaattaagaaatactattcataa
- the LOC114874684 gene encoding ras-related GTP-binding protein A, giving the protein MKKKVLLMGKSGSGKTSMRSIIFANYIARDTRRLGATIDVEHSHVRFLGNLVLNLWDCGGQEAFMENYFASQRDNIFRNVEVLIYVFDVESRELDKDMHYYQSCLEAILQNSPEAKIFCLVHKMDLVQEDQRDIIFREREEDLKRLSKPLECTCFRTSIWDETLYRAWSSIVYMLIPNVKELEQSLQQFTNIIDADEVLLFERATFLVISYCQRQHHRDVHRFEKVSNIIKQFKLSCSKLAAQFQSMEVRNTNFAAFIDVFTSNTYVMVIMSDPAIPSAATLINIRNARKHFEKLERASQSSALSR; this is encoded by the exons atgaagaagaag GTGCTGTTAATGGGTAAAAGTGGCTCAGGGAAAACAAGTATGCGTAGTATAATATTTGCCAATTACATTGCTCGTGATACTCGCCGTCTTGGAGCAACAA TTGATGTAGAACATAGTCATGTTCGATTTCTTGGTAACTTGGTGCTGAATCTTTGGGATTGCGGTGGTCAAGAAGCATttatggaaaattattttgcatCACAGCGTGACAATATATTTAGAAATGTAGAAGTTTTGATATATGTTTTTGATGTTGAATCAAGAGAATTGGATAAAGATATGCATTACTATCAGAGTTGCTTAGAGGCAATATTGCAAAATAGTCCTGAAGCAAAAATATTCTGTTTAGTACATAAAATGGATTTAGTACAAGAAGATCAACGAGATATAATATttagagagagagaagaagatTTGAAAAGACTTAGTAAGCCACTTGAATGTACTTGTTTTAGAACCAGTATATGGGATGAAACATTATACCG GGCCTGGTCTTCAATTGTATACATGTTGATCCCTAATGTAAAAGAGCTTGAACAAAGTTTGCAACAATTTACAAACATTATTGATGCAGATGAAGTACTCTTGTTTGAAAGAGCAACGTTTTTAGTAATTAGTTATTGTCAAAGGCAACATCACAGGGATGTGCATCGATTTGAAAAAGTGtcgaatataataaaacagtTTAAATTAAGTTGCAG CAAATTAGCAGCTCAGTTTCAAAGCATGGAAGTTAGAAATACAAATTTCGCAGCCTTTATCGATGTATTTACGTCAAATACATACGTAATGGTTATTATGTCGGATCCCGCTATTC CATCAGCAGCAACGTTAATTAATATCCGTAATGCACGAAAACATTTTGAGAAACTGGAGCGTGCTAGTCAAAGCTCAGCATTAAGTAGATAG
- the LOC114874681 gene encoding LOW QUALITY PROTEIN: peptidylprolyl isomerase domain and WD repeat-containing protein 1 (The sequence of the model RefSeq protein was modified relative to this genomic sequence to represent the inferred CDS: deleted 1 base in 1 codon): protein MSNIKREHESDNDEEWVGPLPSEAAPQKKHKVLEYEQVYTDNLPCCECYEKSYMHRDVITHIVVTKSNFVLTASCDGHVKFWKKQEELIEFVKHFRAHLTIIQSMAASCNGVHACTVSLDKTMKIFDVINFDMINMIKLNFVPLCCEWVYSPGDAIPAIAVSAQESNKIFIYDGQGTSIPLHVFEKLHTKPVVAMKYNPVYETCISVDKAGILEYWTGPKMEYKFPKCVSFDSKLDTDLFEFAKNKTYPCGLAVSPDGKKFASLSGDRKVRVFNFRTGKLYRVFDETLQRFTELQQTTQQLPNMEFGRRMAVERELDKTETNLGNIVFDESGYMILYSTMLGVKLVNLYTNRCIKIMGKPENIRPMQLALFQGKTRKSAAVTVEMEASENPTLEMNRSDPTLFCTAYKKNRFYMFTRREPEDTKSQECDRDVFNERPSKEDIISSTETTNVQKIYDTAIVHTAFGDIHLNLFGKDVPKTVENFCVHAKNGYFNGHIFHRVIKGFMIQTGDPTGTGTGGESIWGGEFEDEFRPHLKHDRPYTLSMANAGPNTNGSQFFITLTPTPWLDNKHTVFGRVVKGMEVVQNISQVKTNPKTDKPYDDIRIVSVTVK, encoded by the exons ATGTCAAATATTAAAAGAGAGCATGAAAGTGACAATGATGAAGAGTGGGTCGGTCCATTACCTTCAGAAGCTGCACCTCAAAAAAAACACAAAG tTTTGGAATACGAACAAGTATACACAGACAATTTACCATGTTGCGAGTGTTATGAAAAATCATACATGCATAGAGATGTAATTACTCATATTGTGGTAACAAA ATCAAATTTTGTATTAACTGCTAGTTGTGATGGCCATGttaaattttgg aaaaaacAAGAAGAGCTTATAGAATTTGTCAAACATTTTCGTGCACATTTAACGATTATACAATCTATGGCAGCTAGTTGTAATGGAGTTCATGCATGTACAGTCAGTTTAgataaaacaatgaaaatttttgatGTCATTAATTTTG atATGATCAATATGATAAAGCTAAATTTTGTACCACTTTGCTGTGAGTGGGTATATTCCCCTGGTGATGCAATACCTGCTATAGCAGTTTCTGCTCAAGAATCaaataaaatctttatttATGATGGACAGGGGACTAGTATACCATTACATGTGTTTGAAAAACTACACACTAAACCTGTTGTTGCTATGaaa TACAATCCTGTATATGAAACATGTATTTCTGTGGACAAAGCAGGCATTTTAGAATACTGGACAGGACCGAAAATGGAATATAAATTTCCTAAATGCGTGTCATTTGATTCCAAACTGGATACTGATCTGTTTGAATTCGCAAAAAATAAAACCTATCCGTGTGGTTTAGCGGTATCACCGGATGGCAAAAAATTTGCTTCTCTCAGTGGAGACAGAAAAGTTAGAGTCTTTAATTTTCGTACTGGAAAATTGTATAGAGTATTTGACGAAACGTTACAAAGATTTACTGAGTTGCAACAAACGACCCAACAACTACCAAATATGGAGTTTGGACGAAG AATGGCAGTAGAAAGAGAATTAGACAAGACGGAAACAAATTTAGGAAATATAGTTTTTGATGAATCTGGTTATATGATTTTATATAGTACGATGTTAGGTGTAAAACTAGTAAATTTATACACAAATCGATGTATCAAAATTATGGGAAAACCTGAAAATATTCGTCCTATGCAACTCGCTTTATTTCAG GGAAAAACTAGAAAATCCGCCGCTGTAACTGTAGAAATGGAAGCTTCTGAGAATCCCACATTAGAAATGAATCGTTCAGATCCAACTCTCTTTTGTACAGCTTACAAAAAGAATAGGTTTTATATGTTTACAAGAAGAGAACCAGAAGACACTAAAAGTCAAGAATGTGATAGAGATGTTTTCAATGAAAGACCATCGAAAGAAGACATTATTTCATCTACAGAAACTACCAATGTACAGAAGATATACGATACTGCTATTGTTCATACAGCTTTTGGAGATATTCACCTGAATCTTTTCGGGAAAGACGTTCCGAAAACGGTGGAGAATTTCTGTGTCCATGCAAAGAATGGTTATTTCAATGGACACATATTTCATAGAGTAATTAAGGGATTCATGATTCAGACTGGTGATCCTACTGGGACTGGGACTGGTGGAGAAAGTATATGGGGAGGCGAATTTGAGGATGAATTTAGGCCACACTTAAAACATGACAGACCGTACACTTTAAGTATGGCCAATGCTGGACCAAATACAAATGGCAGCCAGTTTTTCATTACTTTGACGCCAACT CCATGGTTGGACAACAAACATACTGTATTTGGCAGAGTAGTAAAAGGGATGGAAGTTGTACAGAACATTAGTCAAGTAAAAACAAATCCAAAAACTGATAAACCTTATGACGATATACGAATAGTCAGCGTAAccgtgaaataa
- the LOC114874683 gene encoding uncharacterized protein LOC114874683: MSTLKQQYKARKFGWGNTKEGRFLRVENREESRKNRRAKTFNANRNISISEPNSPRNKKAQMVPAVNNRLIRLMKWKVERERRRKLEQMKKKPPFVVGVVRHKIHSPISNQSALQPVTRRMVRNRTVTPASPPKRVTRATEKRLMNKALTKQATNRSPKNKKSVNKKQKRPESFAPADYKFKPPAGLPHMRLFGRVTLQSMSPARISGFISPFVKILKMEEPFITSNKNINTPSSQRSLRRQNAVDKSPKDIENTDLNESKERSQNRMSIYNKERNEHNESIRVLRNRIITSANTPTPSKSPRKMSIDVFESEYNKNKTPSVKTRRNSAKITAENKGKEDLQNSLNVNGDKRRSRRSVKFSEKVNNDSVLNKSTLPMTPHVRRSRTKNNKKKISTSPDLTSWEISEKPPARVKRSRSRRMGSLI; the protein is encoded by the exons atgtcaaCTTTAAAACAACAGTATAAAGCGAGGAAATTTGGTTGGGGAAACACAAAGGAAGGTCGATTTCTTCGGGTTGAGAATCGCGAAGAATCGCGTAAGAATCGGAGAGCAAAGACTTTTAATGCAAACAGAAACATTTCCATTTCTGAGCCTAATAGTCCAAGGAATAAAA AAGCACAAATGGTTCCTGCAGTCAACAATCGTCTCATTAGATTAATGAAATGGAAAGTTGAACGCGAGAGACGCAGAAAGCTTGaacaaatgaaaaagaaaccaCCTTTTGTAGTTGGAGTAGTTCGTCACAAAATACATTCTCCAATAAGTAATCAATCTGCTCTACAGCCTGTAACTCGTAGAATGGTACGTAATCGGACTGTAACTCCTGCATCTCCACCAAAAAGAGTAACAAGAGCAACTGAGAAAAGATTAATGAATAAAGCTCTTACAAAACAAGCAACAAACCGTTCccctaaaaataaaaagtctgtaaataaaaaacaaaagagaCCAGAATCTTTTGCACCTGCAGATTACAAATTCAAACCTCCAGCAGGATTGCCTCATATGCGATTATTTGGCAGAGTAACTCTGCAAAGTATGTCACCTGCCAGAATAAGCGGATTTATATCACcctttgtaaaaatattaaaaatggaaGAACCATTTATAacttcaaataaaaatatcaatacaCCATCCTCACAAAGGAGTTTAAGAAGACAAAATGCTGTGGACAAAAGTCCCAAAGATATAGAAAATACAGACTTAAATGAATCTAAAGAAAGGTCCCAGAACCGTATGTCtatatataataaagaaaGGAATGAACACAATGAAAGCATAAGAGTTTTAAGGAATAGAATTATTACTTCGGCAAACACACCTACACCCAGTAAATCTCCCAGAAAAATGTCTATCGATGTATTTGAATCAgaatataacaaaaataaaactcCATCAGTGAAAACAAGAAGGAATTCTGCTAAAATTACTGCTGAAAATAAGGGAAAAGAGGATTTACAGAATTCCCTAAATGTAAACGGCGATAAGCGAAGATCTCGTCGAAGTGTTAAATTTTCTG AGAAAGTTAATAATGattctgttttaaataaatcaacaCTTCCGATGACTCCCCACGTTAGACGAAGTAGAacgaagaataataaaaagaaaataagtaCAAGCCCAGATCTTACATCGTGggaaatttcagaaaaac ctcCGGCTAGAGTTAAAAGATCTCGAAGTAGAAGAATGGGATCATTGAtttaa
- the LOC114874682 gene encoding ankyrin-1-like yields MTAAYTNNSTSQEQNVETAGIINKTLNGKKEQVTPEENIEITSAEMIKVATGGQDQQEIPVNQERSSLCVEELNEQKDEDNGEYKKSIENREYLDDTDANEDVISNTNEMKDEVSKDCEPSASKSLSNLKVEAFLIECDSQDAMSRTRGNDFYTKDSFKLQELQTSVENIITETSDISNNPESCNGSFEDIDIFNDPEETYDPESELNFHEAVRAGNAKCIAALLASDSVQNLDEPDWNVSGDPPLLVAATNHCLPVLSLLLANGCDPAVRSPRGETALHRVILNGGPGNVLQFVGELLKHGCPSGVKEAGGGLTALHVLTRQLAHAQGSKSLHHNFEAALKTLDLLARAGPVNAKDHQGRSALHILASSTIFDNNHRTEIEALIETLLAAGADPSLKNDRGETPLHECLECGALNIAFLLISHTPAGIMSRYGETPLHIASRKNYVDMVAKLLEHGEDPSVQDAGGNTPLHLASARGFHQTVSLLVTSPLAQLEKLNTEGLTALQVAAESGFVNAVRLLLKAGADPSQTVHYSTTILHRHPDISILIDHEMSRRRQLAA; encoded by the exons ATGACTGCTGCATACACGAACAATTCTACCAGCCAGGAACAAAACGTAGAGACAGCcggtataattaataaaacattgaaCGGCAAGAAAGAGCAAGTGACGCCTGAGGAAAACATTGAAATTACTTCAGCAGAAATGATAAAGGTTGCAACAGGTGGCCAGGATCAACAAGAAATCCCTGTTAATCAGGAAAGATCTTCGCTTTGCGTAGAAGAATTAAACGAACAGAAAGATGAAGACAACGGGGAATATAAGAAATCTATTGAAAATCGCGAATATCTCGACGATACCGACGCAAACGAAGATGTGATTTCTAATacgaatgaaatgaaagatGAAGTGTCGAAGGATTGTGAGCCAAGTGCTTCGAAATCGCTCTCTAATTTGAAAGTCGAGGCTTTTCTCATCGAGTGTGACTCTCAAGACGCGATGTCGAGAACACGTGGAAACGATTTCTACACGAAGGATAGTTTCAAATTACAAGAACTGCAGACCTCTGTGGAGAATATTATTACAGAGACAAGCGATATTTCGAATAATCCTGAAAGTTGTAACGGATCGTTCGAGgatattgatatttttaacgATCCTGAGGAAACATACGATCCGGAAAGTGAACTGAATTTTCACGAAGCCGTACGTGCAGGGAACGCCAAGTGCATCGCGGCGCTTCTTGCAAGTGACTCGGTACAAAACCTGGACGAACCGGATTGGAATGTTTCAGGTGATCCACCTTTGCTAGTGGCTGCTACAAATCATTGTTTGCCCGTTCTTAG TTTACTACTTGCGAACGGATGTGATCCAGCTGTGCGTTCCCCTCGAGGTGAAACAGCGCTTCATCGAGTGATCTTAAATGGAGGACCAGGAAACGTATTACAATTCGTGGGAGAACTTCTGAAACATGGTTGTCCGTCAGGCGTTAAAGAAGCTGGAGGTGGCCTGACTGCGTTGCACGTATTAACTAGACAATTAGCTCATGCTCAAGGATCGAAGAGTTTACATCATAACTTCGAAGCAGCTCTGAAGACCCTTGATTTATTAGCACGCGCTGGCCCGGTAAACGCGAAGGATCACCAAGGCCGTAGCGCCCTCCATATATTAGCTTCCTCCACTATCTTCG ACAACAACCACAGAACAGAAATTGAAGCGTTAATTGAAACATTGTTGGCTGCTGGCGCCGATCCCTCATTGAAGAACGACCGTGGAGAAACTCCTTTACACGAGTGCCTTGAGTGCGGTGCTTTAAACATCGCGTTTTTACTTATATCGCATACACCGGCCGGTATAATGTCACGTTATGGTGAAACTCCGTTGCACATTGCCTCTAGAAAAAATTATGTCGACATGGTTGCGAAATTGTTGGAACACGGAGAGGATCCTAGTGTACAAGATGCCGGTGGTAATACACCGTTGCATCTAGCTTCTGCGAGAGGTTTTCATCAAACTGTTTCTCTGTTAGTTACGTCGCCACTTGCACAACTAGAGAAACTCAATACCGAAGGGTTGACTGCCCTTCAAGTAGCCGCTGAAAGTGGTTTCGTTAATGCAGTAAGATTGTTGTTAAAAGCGGGCGCTGATCCGAGCCAAACGGTTCATTATTCCACGACGATTCTTCATCGTCATCCTGATATCTCGATTTTAATAGATCATGAAATGAGTAGACGTCGTCAACTCGCAGCTTGA
- the LOC114874686 gene encoding serine/arginine-rich splicing factor 7-like isoform X1 codes for MNKMPRYPSDCKVYVGDLGSSATKEELEDAFSYYGSLRNVWVARNPPGFAFVEFEDARDAEDAIRGLDGRTICGRRARVEPSNGRRLRDRGYFRRGIGRLFHPEDRCYECGEKGHYARNCQRLRNIRKKRSYSRSYSRSKSQSRSRSRSRSRSRSRSKHSRSSSRSRSHSRSDYVKEKRRNKRKSDSKDNSPRRSRSKSVSRSRSK; via the exons ATGAATAAG ATGCCACGATATCCATCAGATTGTAAAGTCTATGTAGGAGATTTAGGAAGTAGCGCAACaaaagaagaattagaagATGCATTTTCTTATTATGGATCATTAAGAAATGTATGGGTAGCCAGAAATCCACCTGGATTTGCTTTTGTTGAATTTGAAGATGCCAGAGATGCAGAAGATGCGATAAGAGGACTGGACGGAAGAACTATATGTGGAAGACGAGCCCGTGTAGAACCATCCAATGGTAGAAGATTAAGAGACAGAGGATATTTCAGAAGAGGTATCGGAAGATTATTTCATCCTGAAGACAGATGTTATGAATGTGGCGAGAAAGGTCACTATGCTAGAAATTGTCAACGTCTTAGAAATATTCGTAAAAAGAG aTCTTACTCGAGGTCTTATTCACGGTCAAAATCACAATCAAGATCACGGTCTCGTTCACGTTCTCGTTCAAGATCAAGAAGTAAGCATTCAAGATCTTCGTCCCGTAGCCGTTCTCATAGTAGAAGCGACTATGTCAAAGAAAAACGTCGTAATAAACGGAAATCTGATTCCAAAGATAATAGTCCGCGCAGAAGTAGATCTAAATCTGTTTCTAGATCTCGCAGCAAATAA
- the LOC114874686 gene encoding serine/arginine-rich splicing factor 7-like isoform X2 → MNKMPRYPSDCKVYVGDLGSSATKEELEDAFSYYGSLRNVWVARNPPGFAFVEFEDARDAEDAIRGLDGRTICGRRARVEPSNGRRLRDRGYFRRGIGRLFHPEDRCYECGEKGHYARNCQRLRNIRKKRRCS, encoded by the exons ATGAATAAG ATGCCACGATATCCATCAGATTGTAAAGTCTATGTAGGAGATTTAGGAAGTAGCGCAACaaaagaagaattagaagATGCATTTTCTTATTATGGATCATTAAGAAATGTATGGGTAGCCAGAAATCCACCTGGATTTGCTTTTGTTGAATTTGAAGATGCCAGAGATGCAGAAGATGCGATAAGAGGACTGGACGGAAGAACTATATGTGGAAGACGAGCCCGTGTAGAACCATCCAATGGTAGAAGATTAAGAGACAGAGGATATTTCAGAAGAGGTATCGGAAGATTATTTCATCCTGAAGACAGATGTTATGAATGTGGCGAGAAAGGTCACTATGCTAGAAATTGTCAACGTCTTAGAAATATTCGTAAAAAGAG GAGATGCAGCTGA